The following nucleotide sequence is from Diospyros lotus cultivar Yz01 chromosome 3, ASM1463336v1, whole genome shotgun sequence.
TGTCTCCCTAGTGGCATAGCGATGGTTGGAGGTTTAGAATTATACCCCAAATAATGGGATTAAagtttgtgattgttgttaCATGTTGTGGCCTTGCTTGGCCTaccattaattttatatatataccttcttacatgaaacaaaatcactaaaataattattagaagtattaaaaacattttaataaaataaaatattcggACTGAATGGGAAAGCTTGAAATTTCCCTTTTTGTAGGCAGGCTTTggaattttttgtttgaaagccaaattttttgttttggcgAGTCCTTAAGTTCTAACATTTATGCACACACATATTAGTCCTGCCTTGCACTTGGACAGGCCAGCCCTCAATGTCCATTCGTACGATATTAAGCATCATCCATTGATAGTATCAACCGGATCAGCATAACAAATGATTCTTTCAAATGATAATGTTAAGTTATTAGAGTTGTTTCTTGGCCATCTAATGTAGTACCAAGATAGAACTTGTCGGGAAAAGCAGCTTTGGCCCATTTCGGGAAAATGGTCATAATTTCTCAAGGAAGGTCCAAATTATATTCTGTTTGATGCGTTGGAAAGTAGACTCACATAGTCCTTTCCAACCATACCTCATTTATCTGTCTTCTGAAGGAAATATTTAGAGCATTGctctttctcttcaatctcatctctccagTGTGCTTCTAATTTCTTGTTCTTCATGATTTACCTTTCTGTGTACGCATTATTTGGTATCGAAGTCTGTGTATCACTCTTGGTATGGCTCCCTACCCTCTTTTGTGATGACAAGGAGAGGTAGAGGATGATGTGGCAATCCAATTATGGTTAGTGCAACAGATGACTGAGAAGCTGAAGTGCAGGCGCTTTTGAGACAAGTTTAGCAAGTTACCCTGGCCTTGAGTGGCAAGAAGCCTGTAGTGAACACCCCTCAACTCAAGCAACGGTTATTCTAGTGATGATTCCAATAGCGTGAATATTTTTACCCATGCCAAGATTGCAATAAAATGGTGGTGGTAAGGCATCTTCTTGCTTCAAATGCTATAAAGTTGATCTTTCAGTTTCCGAATTTCATGGACATCTTCAGACTGAGGAGTTTCTTGAATGTCTTAGTGCCAGTGAGAAATTCTTTGACCACAAAGAGAATCCAGCAAACCAACAAGTGAAGTTAGTGGCAGCCGCTTGCATGGCTATGGATATACTGTTGtctatttgttattttgttgtCGTCTTCATATTGTGAGGCCACTACAACATTAATTATCAGCCCCACAGAATATAACATCAAATAATTCGTTTGCTCCATTCAACTCTTGCAGCATACTTGGAACTTCAATTAACTATTTGGTGTCAGAGCTGtcgtttgtttttttttttttttttttttatggttttagtATTCTCACTTCTATATATGTTCCTCATATTGTAGTGAAATTGTTGGATTGGGGGGAGGATGATATTACTACAGCTGCTGAAACTGCTGCTCTTCGTGCATCATTTTGGCAAGAGGTTGCTGTTTGGCATAAGCTTGACCATCCAAATGTCACAAaggtaaatatttttctttttctctcccctCCCTTTTCAGCATGCATGGAAAGTCTGGTGGTGCTTATATGCTATTTAACACTGTCTATCAAGTTTTATTCTAATAATAtcctgcatttttttttctttgactgGGCGTATGTGCTTTCAGCACTCGGACGCTTTTGACAATTGGTACATCATTATTATGTAAACAGCTTTCCCTACTAATTACTAGTCTTCATTCAAGTTGATTTGCTTAGTTATATCTTGACTTTCCATGTTCCCTAGCATTTATGGATTACAATGTATTTCTAACTTCTACAAAAGGTCGTGGTGGGATactttatcttcttctcctatatttttcaattcttgGTGGTCATATTTTCTGTTGTAGTTTGTTGGAGCTTCTATGGGAACATCAAATCTGAAGATTCCTTCCAACAGCATTTCGAGTGATGCTCACAATTCTGTTCCTCCAAGAGCTTGTTGTTGTGTTATTGTTGAGTACCTCCCAGGCGGAACTCTAAAAAAGTACTTAATCAGGAATTCAAGAAAGAAACTCGCCTTTAAGGTTGTGATTCAACTTGCTTTGGACCTTTCTAGAGGGTGAGAATAGTTCTGATTAACCAAATACATCtgacttatttatatatattttgactgttctttttttttttttaattttttttttttttttggcagttTGAGCTATCTTCATTCTAAGAAGGTTGTACATCGTGATGTTAAAACAGAAAATATGTTGCTAGATTCTCATAGAACCCTGAAAATTGCTGATTTCGGTGTTGCTCGAGTTGAGGCTCAAAATCCAAGGGACATGACTGGGGAAACTGGTACCCTTGGATACATGGCCCCAGAGGTACTCATTCCTTGTTACCCTTCAGTACTTAGTCAAGtttacaagagaaaataatgatttgaGAGGACGGACAGTCTCATTTATATTCAAAAGTTGTTTTGGTAATTCTGCAGTTTTTGTTTCGAAGGACCACCACAGTTAGATAATGAATCTAACGGGATGTTTTTGTAGGTCCTTGATGGTAAGCCTTACAATAGGAAATGCGATGTCTACAGTTTTAGCATATGCTTATGGGAAATATATTGCTGTGACATGCCTTATCCTGATCTTAGTTTTGCTGAAGTGTCTTCGGCTGTTGTTCGACAGGTTTGTATGTTACACACGGAAATGGGATTCTGGGTTTGCTAATCAAGAGAGAATAATATTCGAGCATTTTATCACGTTCATAAGATGATCTGGACATGTATGTGCATCTGAATCATCCATCAGGAGCTGAGATTAATGACCAAAAAAAGCACGAAAACGATAAATAGACTCCACTTCCTGTGTACCTCTGCTAGTATTGATGACCATAGATTCTTTTTATCAGCTTATGAGTCTGAATTTTATTAGATTAGCTGACTTTTGGAGGAATGCCAGGAGTAtcttaaaaatgaaataattgaagaaaaagCTCAATGACACGTCTGTCAATAGATTTGCTCTCCAAAAAACGAATGGAAGTTTCAAAACCTGTTGACTGACTGACTGCTCCCTGGTTCCCCAATTCCCATCTCagataggaaaataaaaaccTTTATTCAGTAATCCTGCGATGTTGTCACTTTTTTTTAGCTTGATTGGACCACCCTACCTTTTTATTGAAGGGTGGTGCTCAGATTGAGAGGACCAACTGGAGCCCTGCACCCGCTGGCCCTTTCAAATCtttctatattatatattgacaaTGTAGTAATTTggatttgcttttttttttttttttttttttttgtagaaccTACGCCCAGAAATCCCTAGATGTTGCCCGAATTCATTGGGAAGCATCATGAGGAAATGCTGGGATGCAGACCCTGAGAAGCGCCCAGAGATGGATGAGGTAGTGAGGTTGTTGGAAGCAGTAGACACAAGCAAAGGAGGTGGAATGATACCCGAAGGCCAGTCACATGGCTGCTTCTGTTTTGGGACACCGCGCGGTCCATGACAGTTTCTTTCTCCGCCTTCTCCCCCATTGTgtaatcaattcaattttcgacctcctcctcctcctccttcataTGCCTTGACAATCAAATGGATGTCTTGAAGCTGCAGCAGTCATCGTTAGACTGCAGCCAGATGTTTTGACATGGATCATGGATGCTGAAGATTTTTCAATGTAGGGAAGGAATGCCATCTCAGAATAATCAAGTTTTCCTGTTCCTTTCACCATTCCCTAAGCTTGCTTTATAGCATTTTTCATTGACTGCCTGAAGTTCCAGGTTAAATGAGGGGAATTGCAGTTGCAGTCAGCCATTTCcccccattttcttttcctgtgCAATGTACTTTTTCTTGCAGTATTTTCCTTACTCTTTATATTTTCACAACTTAaatgtacatttttttttttttaatttcaactaGGCTTGCGTTCAGGTGATGGAATGGACTCCTCATTTGAGCATATCAATAAAAggtaaaatgtaaaaaaaaacaaacaaacaaacttttagtatttatttttaattttgttttattgttgaattattttttatttttatcaatagtaacatctaatttcaattttgttttaattctaAGTTGCTTTtcttaagtttataaaaattgtaaatGTTGACACGGCATGGTAAAGTTAGATAAGCTGGCTAGTGGCTGccatcttaaaaatatttttatataatctaaatatatacaaagataaattttcaaaacaaaagaaCATAAACTGAATGCATATaactataaactaaaatttaaactaaatataaacaaatcaaatatatatatatatatatatataaaagcaccttttctaaaaaatatataaaccaaatatgtaaatatttgtatttatgcaaattgaataaatatgcaaaatt
It contains:
- the LOC127798434 gene encoding serine/threonine-protein kinase STY13-like isoform X2 — protein: MDLKSGNGAAGGIETSKIAQTVEVEAKDVGSVSASSKDAFLRADKIDFKSWDLQLDKHLSRVWSRDGYAGAHSKKTEEWEIDLGKLDIRNVIAHGTYGTVYRGVYDGQDVAVKLLDWGEDDITTAAETAALRASFWQEVAVWHKLDHPNVTKFVGASMGTSNLKIPSNSISSDAHNSVPPRACCCVIVEYLPGGTLKKYLIRNSRKKLAFKVVIQLALDLSRGLSYLHSKKVVHRDVKTENMLLDSHRTLKIADFGVARVEAQNPRDMTGETGTLGYMAPENLRPEIPRCCPNSLGSIMRKCWDADPEKRPEMDEVVRLLEAVDTSKGGGMIPEGQSHGCFCFGTPRGP
- the LOC127798434 gene encoding serine/threonine-protein kinase STY13-like isoform X1, which gives rise to MDLKSGNGAAGGIETSKIAQTVEVEAKDVGSVSASSKDAFLRADKIDFKSWDLQLDKHLSRVWSRDGYAGAHSKKTEEWEIDLGKLDIRNVIAHGTYGTVYRGVYDGQDVAVKLLDWGEDDITTAAETAALRASFWQEVAVWHKLDHPNVTKFVGASMGTSNLKIPSNSISSDAHNSVPPRACCCVIVEYLPGGTLKKYLIRNSRKKLAFKVVIQLALDLSRGLSYLHSKKVVHRDVKTENMLLDSHRTLKIADFGVARVEAQNPRDMTGETGTLGYMAPEVLDGKPYNRKCDVYSFSICLWEIYCCDMPYPDLSFAEVSSAVVRQNLRPEIPRCCPNSLGSIMRKCWDADPEKRPEMDEVVRLLEAVDTSKGGGMIPEGQSHGCFCFGTPRGP